A portion of the Hoplias malabaricus isolate fHopMal1 chromosome 1, fHopMal1.hap1, whole genome shotgun sequence genome contains these proteins:
- the htr1d gene encoding 5-hydroxytryptamine receptor 1D: MMDLYNSTSELFLSNITGNSEDPEAWDETTLLGLQISLSALLAIVTLATMLSNAFVIATIFLTRKLHTPANFLIGSLALTDLLVSILVMPISIVYTVSKTWTLGQIMCDIWLSSDITFCTASILHLCVIALDRYWAITDALEYSKRRTTRRAALMIGVVWVISISISIPPLFWRQAKAHEELTECLVNTDQISYTLYSTFGAFYVPTVLLVILYGRIYVAARSRIFKTPSSCGKRFTTAQLIQTSAGSSLCSLNSASNQEGHLHPGGSGGGGGSPLFMNSVKVKLADSVLERKRLCAAREKKATKTLGIILGAFIVCWLPFFVVTLVMAMCKECWFHPFLFDFFTWLGYLNSLINPVIYTVFNDEFKQAFNKLIKFKGCY, from the coding sequence ATGATGGATCTTTATAACAGCACTAGTGAGCTTTTCCTATCCAACATCACTGGGAACTCAGAGGATCCTGAAGCCTGGGATGAAACAACGCTCCTGGGCCTACAGATTTCCCTCTCTGCCCTCCTGGCCATAGTAACTCTTGCCACAATGCTATCCAACGCCTTTGTCATTGCCACAATCTTTCTGACGCGTAAGCTCCACACACCTGCAAATTTTCTAATCGGCTCCTTGGCCCTGACAGACCTACTGGTGTCCATACTGGTCATGCCTATCAGCATCGTCTACACAGTGAGCAAGACGTGGACACTGGGCCAGATCATGTGTGACATTTGGCTGTCGTCAGATATCACTTTCTGCACGGCTTCCATCCTGCACCTGTGTGTGATCGCACTGGACCGTTACTGGGCCATCACAGATGCTCTGGAGTATTCCAAGAGGCGAACCACTCGGCGGGCGGCACTGATGATCGGGGTGGTGTGGGTgatctccatctccatctccatTCCTCCACTCTTCTGGAGGCAGGCCAAGGCCCATGAGGAGTTGACTGAGTGCCTGGTGAACACGGACCAGATCTCCTACACCCTATACTCAACTTTTGGGGCCTTCTACGTACCCACGGTTCTCCTGGTCATCCTCTACGGCCGTATCTACGTGGCTGCCCGATCAAGAATCTTCAAGACTCCGTCATCTTGTGGGAAGCGTTTCACAACAGCACAGCTGATCCAGACGTCTGCGGGATCCTCCCTCTGCTCCCTCAACTCCGCATCCAACCAGGAGGGTCATCTTCACCCTGGAGGatcaggaggtggaggagggtctcCACTCTTCATGAATAGTGTGAAGGTGAAGCTTGCCGACAGTGTGCTGGAGCGAAAACGATTGTGTGCTGCGAGAGAGAAGAAAGCCACTAAGACTCTGGGCATCATCTTGGGAGCCTTCATTGTCTGCTGGCTTCCCTTTTTTGTGGTCACTCTGGTCATGGCCATGTGCAAAGAGTGCTGGTTCCACCCGTTCCTCTTTGACTTCTTCACCTGGCTTGGCTATCTCAACTCACTCATCAACCCTGTCATATACACCGTCTTCAATGATGAATTCAAGCAGGCATTCAACAAGCTCATCAAGTTCAAGGGGTGCTACTAA